The Ornithinibacillus sp. 4-3 region AATAAATCAATGCCTCACACTTGAAATTTTGTCAAAGTGTGAGGCATCTAAAAGTCCAACATATTTTTCTATTTTCATAGATTTTTTACAAACTTAGCATCATGAATTCAATTTTTCATATAATGCTAGTAATTGCGCTCTTTCTTCCTCAGTTAATTTTAAGAACATTTCCCGACGTAGAACTTGTCCTTCTATATTCGCTCGTTTTAATACTTCTTTTCCTTTTTCTGTAATAACCAAGTAAATGATACGGCGATCGGAATCATCCAGCACTCGCTCAACTAACTCTTTCTTTACTAATTTCTCTACTAAATGAGTCACTGTTGGAGGTGTTAACCCCAATTTTTTCGAAATATCAGAGGGGCGGGCTTTTTTATTGTTATTAATAAAGCCTAGCGTTAAAACATTCGACACACCTAAATCTTCATTAAACATCTTATTCCATTTAATCATCACGCTATTTGTAAATGTATCCATCTGGTGTAAAATATCAAATATTGTTTTTTCAGACACAAAATTCTTCCTTTCTCTTTCGCTCTCCTTATATTTTATCGTACAAAAGAAAAAAGTACAGCATCGTTGAACTGATACTGTACTTTATCTTACTTATTGGGCTGTTAATCCGCCATCAATTACAAATTCAGAACCAGTTGAATAACTTGACTCATCAGAAGCTAGATAAAGAACTAGGTTTGATACCTCTTCAGGCTTTGCTACCCTTTTCAT contains the following coding sequences:
- a CDS encoding MarR family winged helix-turn-helix transcriptional regulator encodes the protein MSEKTIFDILHQMDTFTNSVMIKWNKMFNEDLGVSNVLTLGFINNNKKARPSDISKKLGLTPPTVTHLVEKLVKKELVERVLDDSDRRIIYLVITEKGKEVLKRANIEGQVLRREMFLKLTEEERAQLLALYEKLNS